TAAGCTCACCCACAAAAACACTATCTTTGCTTAAAGGACGGTTTTTAAAACTTGAAATAATCGCTGCAACCACCGCTAAATCTGCCGCAGTTTCGCTAATTTTTACCCCACCACTTACATTAATAAACACATCATAATGACCCAAAGGAATTTCAAGCTTTCTCTCAAGTAAAGCTATGAGCATATCTAAACGATTTTTTTCATAGCCTGTTGCACTGCGTTTTGGATAAGCACTCTCGCAAACTAAGGCTTGAATTTCTAACACTAAAGCTCTACTTCCCTCCATTATCACACTTAAAGCACTACCACTTGCTGCCTTACCACGCGTAAAAAATCTATTAGCTATATCTTTAGCACTAATTAAACCCTTAGAAGTCATTTCAAAAATACCAACTTCAGAAATATTTCCAAAACGATTTTTAAAACCTCTTAAAATCCTTATTTCTTTATTAGCATCACCTTCAAAATAAAGCACCACATCTACCATATGCTCTAAAATTCTAGGTCCAGCTATAGCCCCATCTTTAGTAATATGGCCTATGATAAAAGTGCTAATATTATTAGCCTTAGAATAGCGCATTAACTCAAAAGTAATTTCTCTAACTTGGGTGATACTACCTGCTGCTGAAGTAATTTTGTTAGAATATAAAGTTTGAATAGAATCAATAATTAAAATTTCATAATCTTTTTTAGAAAGCTCACTTAAAATATCTTCCAAGCAAAGTTCAGTAAGTAAAAATAAATTCTCACAATTTGCATTCAAACGATCTGCACGTAGTTTGATTTGAGATTTACTCTCCTCTCCACTTACATAAAGTACTTTTTTACCGCTTTTAGCCAAATTGGAAGCAATTTTTAATAAAAGTGTGGATTTTCCAACCCCAGGTGAACCCCCAATTAACACCAAAGAACCCACAACAAGCCCACCACCCAAAACTAAATCAAGTTCATTATCATCAGTGCTAATACGTGTAAAATTTTCTGCTATAACATCATTTATACATACTGCAGAACTTGGAGTGTTTGATAGTGAATTTAACTCTTTTAAAACCTTAATTTGTTCTTGCTTTAACTCAACAAAACTATCCCAAGAGCTACATTCAGGACATTTGCCTAGCCATTTACTTTGTTGATTTCCACAAGCTTGACATTCAAATAAAATTTGTTTTTTAGCCATAAATTATGCAAAAATCTCTTCAACTAAAGTTTTAACATATTCATTAGGATTAAACTCATGAATTTGTCCTAGCTGCTCCCCTACTCCTACATATAAAATAGGAAGCTCAAGCTCTCTTGCTATGCTAAATAAAGCTCCACCTTTTGCGGTTCCATCAAGTTTTGTAATAATCACTCCATCTAGTTTTACTAAATCATTAAAAGCTTTTGCTTGCAAAATTCCTGCCACACCTTGAGTACCATCAAGCACAAGAATTTTTCTATGAGGAGCTCCCTGCATAGCTTTATCGCTTATACGAACGATTTTTTCAAGCTCATTTGCAAGATTTTTTTGATTTTGCAAGCGTCCTGCTGTATCTAAAATAACCCTATTATAGTTTTTCGCTAAAGCTTTAGAAATAGCATCATAAGCAACAGCTGAAGGATCATGTCCTTGTGAAGTAGCTATGATATCTATATCTAATTTTTGCGCCCATAATTTTAACTGCTCTATAGCTCCCGCCCTAAAAGTATCACAAGCTCCAAGTATAACTTTTTCACCATTTTCTTTATGCAAATGTGCCATTTTAGCAATGCTTGTGGTCTTACCCACTCCATTTACACCTAAAATCAAATCCACAAAAGGTTTGGCATTAGCAAGTTCTGGTTTATCATAAATAAAATAAGTCCCCATAACACGCTCTAAATCAGCCTTTTTGACCTCATCATTTGGAGGAAGATAATAAATAATCTCTTCAACTATTTCATACGCCACATCAGCTTCTAAAAGCATTTCTTCAAGCAAATCTTTGGTAATGATTTTATTTGAAGCCTTAACTAAATGAATACTTTCTAAGGTTTTTTTCAAACCATTTTTTAAAAATCCAAACATCACATTATCGCTTTTTGTATATCTATATCTAGCATTTCTTCAGGAATTATCCCCAAATACTCTTTAATCTTTTCACCTTTTGTATTAAACAACACCATTGTTGGAATAGAACTGACATTTAAAACTTTAGAAAAAACAAAATTATTCTCTCCTATAGCTACTGGAAATTTCATTTTTTCATCTTCTATAAAAGTTAATATTTCTTGCTCCTTATTCTCTTCCAAAAAAAGCGCTATTACTTCAAATCTATCTTGATATTTATTATTTAGATTATTTAAATGTGGAATTTGAGCCTTGCAAGGTGTACACCAAGTCGTAAAAAAAACAAACAACTTAGCTTTAGTTGTATCATCAAAATTAAATGCTTGCTCATGATATTTCACATACATTTTTCCACCATCTAAAAATTTTAAAGTAAAATCAGTATTTTCACTTTGAGTTAAACTTGCATTGTCTGTATTTTCAGTGCTAAAATTTTCTTTATCACTAGAACATGAAGTAAAAAATATCATAATAAAAATTACTAAAAAAATTTTAAATTTCAAGTCTTATCCTTATGATTTTTTAAGCTTAAAAGTATAACATAAAAAGTTAAAAACTTTAAGGAAAGCCTTGATAAAAAACAATTTTAGAATAAAACAAAAATCCAAAATGCATTTAAAATTAAAATATCAATACAAAAGGGATTTTTTGGTTTTTCAAGAAATAAAGAAAATTCTAAATTTATACAAAAATTGTAAAAACATCCTTATATATATCCCTTTAAAATATGAAATTAATCTTTATAAATTCAGACATTTTCTAACAAAAAAATATCAAATTTTCGTCCCATTTATGCAAGATAAAAGTTTAAAGGTAGTAAAATTAAGATTAGCTCTTGAAAAAAAGAGCTTTGGGGTGTATGAGCCAAAAGATTCTTTTTTGCAAACTCGCATTGATGTTGCGATTATTCCTGTAATAGGCGTAGATGCAAAGTTAGGAAGAATCGGTCATGGTCAAGGTTTTTACGATAGGTTTTTTGAAAGCATTTCTTATAAAAAACCTTTGGTTGTTTTTACACAAATGATTGATGCAAAATCTGATCAATTTTTTAGCCAAGATCATGATATAAAGGGAAATTTTTATATAAACCCTTATAAAAAATATTTTAGGAAAGTTAAAAACAATGATAGAAATATTAGTCGCATTAATAGCCGTTTTTATAGGCGGAGGGATTGGATATATAGTCGCCAAAAAGATTAATGATGCAAATTTCAATATCTTTTTAGAGCAAGCAAAAGCAAAAGCAAAAGCCATTGAATATGAAGCTGAACTAACACTTAAAGATGCCAAAAATTCAGTTGCTGAAGCTGAATTTGCAGCAAAGAAAAAATTTGATGAAAAAATTCAAAAACTACAAAAAGAACATTCTATTAAACTAGAAGAGCTTAATAAAAAAGAACAAAATCTTCATTATCAAGAAAAACTTCATGAGGAAAATAAAAACAAGTTAGCAAAAGAGCAACAAGCTATAAAAGCTTTACACGAGGAAAATGAAAATTTAAAACAAAATTATGAGACAAAGCTTAGTGAAGTATTAAAAATTCTTGAACATTCAGCTGGTCTTACACAAGAAGAAGCAAAAAATATAGTTTTACAAAAAGTAGAAGAAAATTCAAGAGCTGAGATTGCTCATATTGTTAGAAAATATGAAGAAGAAGCTAGAAATGAAGCTAAAAGAAAGGCTAATTTTATCCTAGCACAAGCTACTTCAAGATTTGCAGGGGAATTTGCCGCTGAAAGATTAATCAATGTAGTAAATATCAAAAATGATGAGCTAAAAGGTCGTATTATAGGTAAAGAAGGGAGAAATGTTAAAACCTTAGAAATGGTTTTGGGTGTTGATATTATCATCGATGATACACCTGGAGCAATTATAGTAAGTTGTTTTAATCTATATAGACGTGCCATTGCTACAAAGGTGATTGAACTTTTAGTTGAAGATGGAAGAATACAACCTGCAAAAATAGAAGAAATTCATGAAAAAGTTTGTAAAGAATTTGAAGATAATATCTTAGAAGAAGGTCAAACTATAGTAATGGATTTAGGACTTAATAATATACATCCTGAAATTGTCAAATTAATAGGAAAATTAAGATATAGAGCAAGTTATGGCCAAAATGCTCTAGCACATTCTTTAGAAGTGGCGCATTTAGCTGGAATTATAGCAGCTGAGTGTGGTGGGGATGAAAAATTAGCAAGAAGAGCTGGGATTTTACACGATATAGGCAAGGCTTTAACGCATGAATTTGAAGGTTCTCATGTGGATTTAGGAGCTGAACTTTGCAAAAGATACAAAGAACATCCTGTTGTGATTAATGCAATTTATGCTCATCATGGGCATGAAGAAGCTATTAGCATAGAATCAGCTGCAGTTTGTACAGCAGATACACTAAGCGCTGCACGCCCTGGTGCAAGACGTGAAGTTTTAGAAGCCTTCTTAAAAAGAGTGAGCGAACTTGAAGACATAGCAAAGAGTAAAGAAGGTGTTAAAAAAGCTTATGCCATTAATGCAGGTAGGGAAATTAGAGTTATTGTTAATGCAAAATTAGTCAATGATGATGAATCTGTCCTTTTAGCTAAAGAAATAGCTGAAGAAATTCAAGAAAAAGTTCAATACCCTGGCGAAATAAAAGTCAATGTCATCAGAGAGCTTAGAGCAATTGATTTTGCAAGATAAGGTTTTTCATGCAAGAAATGATAGATAATCTAAGTACTTATGGCTATTTAATTTTATTTTTTTATTCTTTTGGTGGAGGTATGGTTGCTATACTTGCTGCAGGAGTGCTTTGTGCAAGTTCTACTAAACTTGATTTGCATTTATGTATATTTTTAGCCTTTTTAGCTAATACCATAGGCTCAACCTTGTTGTTTATCTTGGGAAAATACTATAAAAAAGACATAATGCCTTATTTTAAAAATCATAGAAGAAAAATCGCTCTTGCTATGATGAAAATCAAAAAATATGGTGATTTGCTTTTAGTGGTGCAAAAATTTATCTATGGAGTAAAAACCATCATTCCTATAGCAGCGGGTCTTTGTAAATTTAGCTTTGTAAGATTTTTTATCATCAATACCTTAGCTAGTTTGATTTGGGCTGTTATGTTAGGTTATGCTGGTTTTATTTTTGGAAATACCCTAAAAGAAACTTTTGAAGCATTTGCCAACTATCCTTACATAGCTCCTGTTTTTATAATCACTTTAATTTTTATTATATGGTTATATTTATCACGCTTTTCTAAGAAAAAATGAGGTTAAAATTCTCTATAAAAGAAACCTATAGAGAATTTTTTATTTTATTTTTATGTTTTTTAGCAATTTTTAGTTTAAATCTCATCTATGAGTATAAAAAATATCAAAATTTTAAACTTACTAAGCATTTATTACTTAAAGATAACATCATTTTATCTTCTTATGAAAAAACTAATAAAAAAGGTAAAAAATATCAAGTTTTAAAACTCAAAAATTCTGATTTTATTTTTTACACCACTAGCTTTAAAGATCTAAATTTAAGTAAAAATGATATGATAAATCTTAGAATTATTACTAAAAATATTAACTTTAAAGATTATCTTAGTAAAAGTTTTTATGCGCCAAGTTATGATTTTAACAAAACCAAAACACAAAAAGAAAATACCCTAATAAGGTATTTTTTAAATCAACATCATAATGAAAAAATCAAAGAATTTTATGGGGCTTTATTTTTTGCAAAAAATGTATCAAGTGAACTTAGAAATGATGTAAATTTTT
This genomic stretch from Campylobacter lari subsp. concheus harbors:
- the radA gene encoding DNA repair protein RadA; protein product: MAKKQILFECQACGNQQSKWLGKCPECSSWDSFVELKQEQIKVLKELNSLSNTPSSAVCINDVIAENFTRISTDDNELDLVLGGGLVVGSLVLIGGSPGVGKSTLLLKIASNLAKSGKKVLYVSGEESKSQIKLRADRLNANCENLFLLTELCLEDILSELSKKDYEILIIDSIQTLYSNKITSAAGSITQVREITFELMRYSKANNISTFIIGHITKDGAIAGPRILEHMVDVVLYFEGDANKEIRILRGFKNRFGNISEVGIFEMTSKGLISAKDIANRFFTRGKAASGSALSVIMEGSRALVLEIQALVCESAYPKRSATGYEKNRLDMLIALLERKLEIPLGHYDVFINVSGGVKISETAADLAVVAAIISSFKNRPLSKDSVFVGELSLNGEIKEVFSLDVRLKEAKMQKFKNAIVPVKPMEELGLKCFVAKELREVLEWM
- the ftsY gene encoding signal recognition particle-docking protein FtsY, which codes for MFGFLKNGLKKTLESIHLVKASNKIITKDLLEEMLLEADVAYEIVEEIIYYLPPNDEVKKADLERVMGTYFIYDKPELANAKPFVDLILGVNGVGKTTSIAKMAHLHKENGEKVILGACDTFRAGAIEQLKLWAQKLDIDIIATSQGHDPSAVAYDAISKALAKNYNRVILDTAGRLQNQKNLANELEKIVRISDKAMQGAPHRKILVLDGTQGVAGILQAKAFNDLVKLDGVIITKLDGTAKGGALFSIARELELPILYVGVGEQLGQIHEFNPNEYVKTLVEEIFA
- a CDS encoding TlpA family protein disulfide reductase is translated as MKFKIFLVIFIMIFFTSCSSDKENFSTENTDNASLTQSENTDFTLKFLDGGKMYVKYHEQAFNFDDTTKAKLFVFFTTWCTPCKAQIPHLNNLNNKYQDRFEVIALFLEENKEQEILTFIEDEKMKFPVAIGENNFVFSKVLNVSSIPTMVLFNTKGEKIKEYLGIIPEEMLDIDIQKAIM
- a CDS encoding 5-formyltetrahydrofolate cyclo-ligase — protein: MIKNNFRIKQKSKMHLKLKYQYKRDFLVFQEIKKILNLYKNCKNILIYIPLKYEINLYKFRHFLTKKYQIFVPFMQDKSLKVVKLRLALEKKSFGVYEPKDSFLQTRIDVAIIPVIGVDAKLGRIGHGQGFYDRFFESISYKKPLVVFTQMIDAKSDQFFSQDHDIKGNFYINPYKKYFRKVKNNDRNISRINSRFYRRRDWIYSRQKD
- the rny gene encoding ribonuclease Y, giving the protein MIEILVALIAVFIGGGIGYIVAKKINDANFNIFLEQAKAKAKAIEYEAELTLKDAKNSVAEAEFAAKKKFDEKIQKLQKEHSIKLEELNKKEQNLHYQEKLHEENKNKLAKEQQAIKALHEENENLKQNYETKLSEVLKILEHSAGLTQEEAKNIVLQKVEENSRAEIAHIVRKYEEEARNEAKRKANFILAQATSRFAGEFAAERLINVVNIKNDELKGRIIGKEGRNVKTLEMVLGVDIIIDDTPGAIIVSCFNLYRRAIATKVIELLVEDGRIQPAKIEEIHEKVCKEFEDNILEEGQTIVMDLGLNNIHPEIVKLIGKLRYRASYGQNALAHSLEVAHLAGIIAAECGGDEKLARRAGILHDIGKALTHEFEGSHVDLGAELCKRYKEHPVVINAIYAHHGHEEAISIESAAVCTADTLSAARPGARREVLEAFLKRVSELEDIAKSKEGVKKAYAINAGREIRVIVNAKLVNDDESVLLAKEIAEEIQEKVQYPGEIKVNVIRELRAIDFAR
- a CDS encoding DedA family protein, yielding MQEMIDNLSTYGYLILFFYSFGGGMVAILAAGVLCASSTKLDLHLCIFLAFLANTIGSTLLFILGKYYKKDIMPYFKNHRRKIALAMMKIKKYGDLLLVVQKFIYGVKTIIPIAAGLCKFSFVRFFIINTLASLIWAVMLGYAGFIFGNTLKETFEAFANYPYIAPVFIITLIFIIWLYLSRFSKKK